From a single Nothobranchius furzeri strain GRZ-AD chromosome 9, NfurGRZ-RIMD1, whole genome shotgun sequence genomic region:
- the tshz3b gene encoding teashirt homolog 3b: MPRRKQQAPRRAAAYVPEDEKEAALLDEDLDGEDSAQEGEEPSAKLLCQDKDFLFKERPGSTGIHDSPNAADFSGQELDSESHLSESSDRMSDFESSSLKNEDDVLLSKDPSNVLSPSSSAMIAAASASVGGDEAILVATSSVADSLEKMKAIYTSFLSNSYWSSLNLNLSQPPAEKPPRSHSSSSSSSSSSCGSGGYDWHQTAMAKTLQQASQSHHNRLNLVQHPVVVAPPTTTEPNLFSTVQLYRQSSKLYGSIFTGASKFRCKDCSAAYDTLVELTVHMNETGHYRDDNHETDSEGTKRWSKPRKRSLLEMEGKEDAQKVLKCMYCGHSFESLQDLSVHMIKTKHYQKVPLKEPVTPVAAKIISSARKRAPIDLDIPSSPDSNGGTTPKPTSLSDTNDILQKVANPYITPNHRYGHQNGASYAWQFESRKSQILKCMECGSSHDTLQELTAHMMVTGHFIKVTNSAIKKGKPFMESSSQTPTSVSAAEEKVQSVPLAATTFSSPSAPVPPPTSITPTAMAVEIKKEEKEEECTKEHVMIPPNNLNAEKRAGGEEAVEEKFDISSKYSYLTEEDLDESPKGGLDILKSLENTVTSAINKAQNGAPSWGGYPSIHAAYQLPNIMKLSLGASGKSSPLKYLFPGGEIFSAASKSQPLVSSPSRQTSPLPKNNFHAMEELVKKVTEKVAKVEEKLREPSAIVRDSPLRHATPSPCNSEAEAEASARTESQTPKEQGDCKTPENTDVAETMLATENGTDHRDSNGNISKKEMVENGLEPAAVTSPLSASVCGSTAIITDHPPPEQPFVNPLSALQSVMNVHLGKAAKPAMPSLDPMSMLFKMSNSLAEKAAVASSTPPAHTKKTNNNDHLERYFYQQHLNNDQPMDLTKGKSTDKGSNGGTLGSTVLSSTISTPSISPSSAITMAKASAAVASFMSTSPLRENALSDISDMLRNLTESQALSKSSTPTSQSERSDVEGATQEETEEVSPAQKRKGRQSNWNPQHLLILQAQFASSLRQTNDGKYIMSDLSPQERMHISRFTGLSMTTISHWLANVKYQLRRTGGTKFLKNLDSGHPVFFCSDCASQIRSPSTYVSHLESHLGFRLRDLAKLSGEQLLSQLSQQHHHRHAKGLSEKLFSNLHPSSHPLPPSLQASLPPSLPISLSSSLTSLPPTETPSPDDDDSGAVHQCKLCNRTFASKHAVKLHLSKTHGKSPEDHLMFVCEPDKQ; encoded by the coding sequence CATACGTCCCTGAAGATGAGAAGGAAGCAGCCCTGTTGGATGAAGATCTAGATGGAGAAGACTCAGCCCAGGAAGGAGAGGAGCCTTCAGCAAAGCTCCTGTGTCAGGACAAGGACTTCTTGTTCAAGGAAAGGCCAGGATCCACTGGCATCCATGACTCCCCCAATGCTGCTGACTTTTCAGGCCAGGAGCTGGACAGTGAGTCTCACCTGAGTGAATCCAGTGACAGAATGTCTGATTTTGAAAGTTCCTCACTTAAAAACGAGGATGATGTCCTCCTTTCTAAAGACCCTTCAAATGTGTTGTCCCCATCCTCTTCTGCCATGATTGCTGCAGCCAGCGCCTCTGTAGGTGGAGACGAGGCTATACTAGTAGCAACAAGCTCCGTGGCTGACAGTCTTGAGAAGATGAAAGCCATTTACACATCCTTCCTGAGCAATTCTTACTGGTCTTCACTAAACCTGAACCTGAGTCAGCCACCGGCAGAAAAACCTCCTCGcagtcacagcagcagcagcagcagcagtagcagcagctGTGGAAGTGGAGGGTATGACTGGCACCAGACCGCCATGGCTAAAACTCTCCAGCAGGCATCCCAGAGTCACCACAACAGACTAAACCTGGTTCAGCATCCGGTCGTGGTGGCTCCGCCTACCACCACAGAACCCAACCTCTTTAGTACGGTCCAGCTTTACCGGCAGAGCTCCAAGCTCTATGGCTCCATATTCACCGGAGCCAGCAAGTTTCGCTGTAAGGACTGTAGTGCAGCATATGACACTCTAGTGGAGCTAACAGTGCACATGAATGAGACGGGCCACTACCGCGACGATAACCACGAGACAGATAGTGAGGGAACCAAGCGCTGGTCCAAACCCAGGAAACGTTCCTTACTAGAGATGGAGGGGAAGGAAGATGCACAAAAGGTGCTAAAGTGTATGTACTGTGGACACTCCTTTGAATCCCTTCAGGACCTGAGCGTCCACATGATTAAGACAAAACACTACCAGAAAGTGCCTCTGAAAGAGCCCGTCACACCAGTGGCAGCTAAAATTATATCCTCTGCCCGAAAGAGAGCCCCGATTGATTTAGACATCCCCAGTTCACCGGACTCAAATGGAGGCACCACACCCAAGCCCACCTCCCTCAGTGACACTAATGACATCCTGCAAAAGGTCGCTAACCCGTACATAACACCCAACCACCGCTATGGACATCAAAATGGTGCCAGCTACGCCTGGCAGTTTGAATCCAGGAAGTCACAGATCCTCAAATGCATGGAGTGTGGCAGCTCTCATGACACGCTACAAGAGCTTACAGCTCACATGATGGTGACGGGACACTTTATTAAAGTTACCAACTCTGCTATAAAGAAAGGAAAACCATTTATGGAGTCCTCCAGCCAAACCCCAACATCCGTTTCAGCAGCTGAAGAAAAGGTGCAGTCAGTTCCCCTGGCTGCCACGACGTTCTCCTCTCCATCTGCCCCAGTCCCTCCTCCCACCAGCATCACACCCACTGCTATGGCTGTGGAAATTAAAAAGGAGGAGAAGGAAGAAGAATGTACTAAAGAACACGTCATGATTCCTCCAAACAACCTCAACGCAGAGAAACGAGCAGGAGGGGAGGAGGCTGTCGAAGAAAAGTTTGATATTTCTTCTAAATACTCGTATctgactgaagaagatctggatGAAAGCCCAAAGGGGGGTCTGGACATTCTCAAGTCTTTGGAGAACACCGTGACCTCAGCCATTAACAAAGCCCAGAATGGAGCTCCCAGCTGGGGTGGGTACCCCAGTATCCATGCTGCCTACCAGCTCCCTAACATAATGAAGCTCTCTCTTGGTGCCTCTGGAAAAAGCTCTCCTCTTAAATATCTGTTCCCTGGAGGGGAGATTTTCTCTGCTGCCAGTAAGAGTCAGCCGCTGGTCTCGTCCCCAAGCCGCCAGACCTCCCCACTGCCCAAAAACAATTTCCATGCAATGGAGGAACTGGTCAAGAAAGTGACAGAGAAAGTGGCTAAAGTAGAGGAGAAATTGAGAGAGCCCAGTGCCATTGTGAGAGATTCTCCTCTGAGACACGCGACACCCTCACCGTGCAACAGCGAGGCAGAAGCAGAGGCGTCGGCCCGAACAGAGTCGCAGACACCCAAGGAGCAGGGAGACTGTAAAACTCCCGAGAATACAGATGTAGCAGAAACAATGCTGGCTACGGAAAATGGAACCGATCACAGGGATTCAAATGGTAACATTTCCAAAAAGGAGATGGTGGAGAACGGACTGGAACCCGCCGCTGTGACATCACCCCTGTCAGCATCCGTGTGTGGCAGCACGGCCATCATTACAGACCATCCGCCTCCAGAACAACCGTTTGTCAACCCTCTCAGCGCCCTGCAGTCAGTAATGAACGTTCACCTGGGGAAGGCTGCCAAACCTGCCATGCCCTCCCTCGACCCCATGAGCATGCTGTTCAAGATGAGCAACAGCCTGGCAGAGAAAGCAGCGGtggcttcctccaccccgccagcaCACACCAAAAAGACTAATAACAACGACCACTTAGAGCGCTACTTCTACCAGCAACATCTAAACAATGACCAACCTATGGACCTCACCAAAGGAAAAAGTACCGACAAAGGCAGCAATGGTGGAACTCTCGGGTCAACAGTTCTGTCTTCCACCATCTCCACACCATCAATCTCTCCATCGTCAGCCATTACCATGGCAAAAGCCTCAGCTGCAGTAGCTTCTTTCATGTCCACCTCTCCGCTGAGAGAAAATGCCCTGTCAGATATCTCTGATATGCTGAGGAACCTCACCGAGAGTCAGGCTTTGTCCAAGTCCTCCACACCCACCAGCCAGTCTGAGCGCTCTGACGTTGAAGGCGCCACACAAGAGGAGACTGAAGAAGTTTCACCTGCTCAGAAACGAAAAGGCCGCCAGTCCAACTGGAACCCTCAACATCTCCTCATACTGCAAGCCCAGTTTGCTTCCAGTTTAAGACAAACAAATGACGGCAAATACATTATGTCTGATCTGAGCCCACAGGAGAGAATGCACATCTCACGCTTCACTGGCCTCTCGATGACGACAATATCCCACTGGCTGGCCAACGTGAAGTACCAGTTGAGACGAACCGGTGGCACAAAGTTCCTGAAGAACTTGGATTCTGGTCACCCAGTGTTCTTCTGCAGTGACTGCGCCTCACAGATCCGCTCACCATCCACCTACGTCAGCCACTTGGAGTCCCATTTAGGCTTTCGTCTGCGAGACTTGGCTAAACTTTCTGGGGAACAGTTGCTGAGTCAGTTATCGCAGCAACACCACCACCGCCACGCAAAGGGACTTTCTGAAAAACTCTTCTCTAATCTCCACCCTTCCAGCCACCCCTTACCCCCCTCCTTACAGGCATCCCTACCCCCTTCACTGCCCATTTCACTGTCCTCGTCTTTAACGTCATTGCCCCCTACTGAGACACCGTCCCCTGATGACGATGACAGTGGGGCAGTCCACCAGTGCAAGCTGTGCAACCGGACTTTTGCAAGTAAGCACGCAGTTAAGCTTCACTTGAGCAAGACTCATGGGAAATCCCCCGAGGACCACCTCATGTTCGTTTGTGAGCCGGACAAACAATAG